Proteins from a genomic interval of Caulobacter rhizosphaerae:
- a CDS encoding hydrogen peroxide-inducible genes activator: MLPTLRQLQYLKLLSEHGSFSRAAEACHVTQPTLSAGIQELEKILGSPVVDRARSGVILTAAGQEAVRRAEAILAQAEDLVQAARGAGQPLAGRFRLGVIPTVAPYLLPRALPALRDQFPKLKLYLREDLTHRLIASLKSGGLDAALIALPYDMTGLDWAHVEDDELLAAAPANHRMAAFDRVDPESLRGDDMILLEDGHCLRDHALAACGLEPPRGAGFGDEESFAATSLPTLVQMIGSGLGVSFLPSMAVAAGLAHNAQVTIRPLDSDQSSREIVVAWRAGSSRGAEGRLLAQTLRDLPPAALSPRH; encoded by the coding sequence ATGCTTCCTACCCTGCGCCAACTGCAATATCTGAAGCTTCTTTCGGAGCATGGCTCGTTCAGCCGAGCGGCCGAGGCCTGCCACGTCACCCAACCGACCTTGTCGGCCGGCATCCAGGAGCTGGAAAAGATCCTCGGCTCCCCAGTGGTCGACCGCGCCCGGTCCGGCGTGATCCTGACCGCCGCCGGCCAGGAAGCCGTGCGCCGCGCCGAGGCGATCCTGGCCCAGGCGGAGGACCTGGTGCAGGCCGCGCGCGGGGCGGGCCAGCCCCTGGCCGGCCGGTTCCGCCTGGGGGTGATCCCGACCGTCGCCCCCTACCTGTTGCCCCGCGCCCTGCCGGCCTTGCGCGACCAGTTTCCGAAGCTGAAGCTCTATCTGCGCGAGGACCTGACCCATCGGCTGATCGCCTCGCTGAAATCCGGCGGACTGGACGCGGCGCTGATCGCTCTGCCTTACGATATGACCGGCCTGGACTGGGCCCATGTCGAGGACGACGAGCTCTTGGCCGCCGCCCCGGCCAACCACCGCATGGCCGCCTTTGACCGGGTCGATCCGGAAAGCCTGCGCGGCGACGACATGATCCTGCTTGAGGACGGTCACTGCCTGCGCGACCACGCCCTGGCCGCCTGCGGGCTGGAGCCGCCGCGCGGCGCCGGCTTTGGCGACGAGGAAAGCTTCGCAGCCACCTCCCTGCCCACCTTGGTGCAGATGATCGGTTCCGGCCTGGGCGTGTCGTTCCTGCCGTCGATGGCGGTGGCGGCCGGCCTGGCCCATAATGCGCAGGTCACCATCCGGCCGCTGGATTCCGACCAGTCCAGCCGCGAAATCGTCGTCGCCTGGCGGGCCGGTTCCAGCCGGGGCGCCGAGGGGCGGCTGCTGGCTCAGACCTTGCGCGACCTGCCGCCCGCCGCGCTTTCGCCACGGCACTAG
- a CDS encoding M3 family metallopeptidase — MKRRSFLAAASAAALTPMITKAATPAAPPSNPLLAPWTGPHGGLPPLDKVRPELFASAFEAAMAQQRQEIFALTAKRMAPTFEGIMAAFQDSGRTLNRVSALFGVFTSTMNDAQMQKVEAETTPKLAAFGDEIIQNEQLFSRIKAVYDARETSNLTPEQKRLTWVVYNSFARQGAALDATKKARLGQINQALASLYTKFSQNELADEEGYTLELAEGDLAGLPDSVKAGAAAAAEEKGLKGKWLITNTRSSMEPFLVYSDRRDLREKGWRMWVSRGDNNDIHDNKAVITDILKLRAEKAQLLGFETYAHWITDDQMAKTPDAAMDLMMQVWKPAVARVHEEVADMQKVADAEGATFKIAPWDYRHYAEKVRKARYDLDQNVVKPYLQLEKLREAIHWAAGQLYGFTFTQITDVPVCHPDVRVWEVTKGAQRVGLWYFDPYARAGKQSGAWMSEYRTQEKFKGVITPIVSNNCNFVKGKPGEPVLISWDDATTMFHEFGHALHGLNSDVTYPTLAGTNVARDFVEFPSQLNEHWLPTKPVLSQFAVHYQTGKPIPDELVAKIEKAKTFNQGFSTVEYLASAIYDMKIHLAAKGQAIDPAEFEKTALTEIGLPSEIVMRHRPTQFGHIFSGDGYSAGYYNYIWADTLTADAAETFEEAPGGFYDKGVAKRLHDDIMSVGNTIDAGEAFRRFRGRDVKIGALMRNRGFPVPPGA, encoded by the coding sequence GTGAAGCGCCGTTCCTTCCTCGCCGCCGCCAGCGCGGCCGCCCTGACGCCCATGATCACCAAAGCCGCCACGCCCGCCGCCCCACCGTCCAACCCCCTGCTGGCTCCATGGACCGGCCCGCACGGCGGCCTGCCGCCACTGGACAAGGTCAGGCCCGAACTGTTCGCCTCGGCCTTCGAGGCGGCGATGGCGCAGCAGCGGCAGGAGATCTTCGCCCTGACCGCCAAGCGCATGGCGCCGACCTTCGAGGGGATCATGGCGGCTTTCCAGGACTCCGGACGGACCTTGAACCGGGTCAGCGCGCTGTTTGGGGTGTTCACCTCGACCATGAACGACGCGCAGATGCAGAAGGTCGAGGCCGAGACCACGCCGAAGCTGGCGGCGTTCGGGGACGAAATCATCCAGAACGAGCAGCTATTTTCCCGCATCAAGGCGGTCTACGACGCTCGCGAGACCTCGAACCTCACGCCCGAGCAGAAGCGCCTGACCTGGGTGGTCTACAACAGCTTCGCCCGTCAGGGCGCGGCGCTGGACGCGACGAAGAAAGCCCGGCTCGGCCAGATCAACCAGGCCCTGGCCAGCCTCTACACCAAGTTCAGCCAGAATGAGCTGGCCGACGAGGAAGGCTACACCCTGGAACTGGCCGAGGGCGACCTGGCCGGCCTGCCGGACTCAGTGAAGGCCGGGGCGGCGGCCGCCGCCGAGGAGAAGGGCCTCAAAGGCAAGTGGCTGATCACCAACACCCGCTCGTCGATGGAGCCGTTCCTGGTCTATTCCGATCGCCGCGACCTGCGCGAGAAGGGCTGGCGGATGTGGGTGTCGCGCGGCGACAACAACGACATCCACGACAACAAGGCGGTGATCACCGACATCCTGAAGCTGCGGGCCGAGAAGGCCCAGCTGCTGGGCTTCGAAACCTACGCCCACTGGATCACCGACGACCAGATGGCCAAGACCCCCGACGCGGCCATGGACCTGATGATGCAGGTCTGGAAGCCCGCCGTGGCCCGCGTCCACGAGGAGGTGGCCGACATGCAGAAGGTCGCCGACGCCGAAGGCGCGACCTTCAAGATCGCGCCCTGGGACTATCGCCACTACGCCGAGAAGGTGCGCAAGGCGCGCTATGACCTCGACCAGAACGTGGTCAAGCCCTACCTGCAATTGGAGAAACTGCGCGAGGCCATCCACTGGGCGGCCGGCCAGCTGTACGGCTTCACCTTCACCCAGATCACCGACGTGCCGGTCTGCCATCCGGACGTGCGGGTCTGGGAGGTGACCAAGGGCGCTCAGCGTGTCGGCCTGTGGTACTTCGACCCCTATGCCCGGGCCGGCAAGCAGTCGGGGGCCTGGATGAGCGAGTACCGCACCCAGGAGAAGTTCAAGGGCGTGATCACGCCGATCGTCTCCAACAACTGCAACTTCGTGAAGGGCAAGCCCGGCGAGCCGGTGCTGATCTCGTGGGACGACGCCACGACCATGTTCCACGAGTTCGGTCACGCTCTGCACGGTCTGAACTCGGACGTGACCTATCCGACTTTGGCCGGCACCAACGTGGCCCGCGACTTCGTCGAGTTCCCCAGCCAGCTGAACGAACACTGGCTGCCGACCAAGCCGGTGCTCAGCCAGTTCGCCGTCCACTACCAGACCGGCAAGCCGATCCCTGACGAGCTGGTGGCCAAGATCGAGAAGGCCAAGACCTTCAACCAGGGCTTCTCGACGGTCGAGTACCTGGCCTCGGCGATCTACGACATGAAGATCCACCTGGCCGCCAAGGGCCAGGCCATCGATCCGGCTGAATTCGAAAAGACGGCCCTGACCGAGATCGGCCTGCCGTCCGAGATCGTCATGCGCCACCGACCTACCCAGTTCGGCCACATCTTCTCCGGAGACGGCTATTCGGCTGGCTACTACAACTACATCTGGGCCGACACCCTGACCGCCGACGCCGCTGAGACCTTCGAGGAGGCGCCGGGCGGCTTCTACGACAAGGGCGTGGCCAAGCGCCTGCACGACGACATCATGAGCGTGGGCAATACGATCGACGCGGGCGAGGCCTTCCGCCGGTTCCGCGGCCGCGACGTCAAGATCGGCGCCCTGATGCGCAACCGCGGCTTCCCGGTCCCGCCGGGCGCCTAG
- a CDS encoding glutamate racemase, translated as MSIGVFDSGVGGLTVHRALVNRLPQADFVYLADQANAPYGGRPGEEVVALTRAGCERLFDAGASLVVLACNTASAIALRRLQQTWLPGYRKQLGRPINVLGIIVPTIEAATGLPWEHEAERRGDKVEQLDVLGVFSTQGTTNSRVYEIEIDKRKQDIAVFSQACPDLVPMIEADAGAVDLAKAVEGYVQALKTRIGRYPDRAVLGCTHYEIIADIFRAALPAGTPVIHQPAATADALELYLQRHPELDPGTGGTRQFLTTGAPGPQNGLVESFWGGPLRFEAA; from the coding sequence ATGTCCATCGGCGTCTTCGACTCCGGCGTGGGCGGCCTCACGGTCCACCGCGCCCTCGTGAACCGTCTGCCCCAGGCGGACTTCGTCTATCTCGCCGACCAGGCCAACGCCCCCTACGGCGGCCGGCCGGGCGAGGAGGTCGTCGCCCTGACCCGGGCCGGCTGCGAGCGCCTGTTCGACGCCGGCGCCAGCCTGGTGGTCCTGGCCTGCAACACCGCCTCGGCCATCGCCCTGCGCCGCCTGCAGCAGACCTGGTTGCCTGGTTATCGCAAGCAGCTCGGCCGCCCCATAAACGTGTTGGGCATCATCGTCCCGACCATCGAGGCGGCCACCGGCCTGCCCTGGGAGCACGAGGCCGAGCGGCGCGGCGACAAGGTCGAACAGCTGGACGTGCTGGGCGTGTTCTCGACCCAGGGCACGACCAATTCGCGCGTCTACGAGATCGAGATCGACAAGCGCAAGCAGGACATCGCGGTGTTCTCGCAGGCCTGCCCGGACCTGGTGCCGATGATCGAGGCCGACGCCGGCGCCGTGGATCTGGCCAAGGCCGTCGAGGGCTATGTCCAGGCGCTGAAGACCCGCATCGGCCGCTATCCCGACCGGGCCGTGCTGGGCTGCACCCACTACGAGATCATCGCCGACATCTTCCGCGCCGCCCTGCCGGCAGGCACGCCCGTCATCCACCAGCCGGCCGCGACCGCCGACGCGCTGGAGCTCTATCTGCAACGCCATCCGGAGCTCGACCCCGGGACCGGCGGCACGCGCCAGTTCCTGACCACGGGCGCGCCCGGCCCGCAGAACGGGCTGGTCGAGAGCTTCTGGGGCGGCCCGCTGCGATTCGAGGCGGCTTAG
- the ahpF gene encoding alkyl hydroperoxide reductase subunit F gives MLDDGLKTQLKAYLQNLRQPIELVASLGEGQGSKDMRTLLEDVAGTSDKVSLNLAGDDARRPSFAITRADGSADVRFAGLPLGHEFTSLVLALLHVGGHPPKFDAEVLDQVRALEGEFRFETYFSQSCQNCPDVVQALNTMAALNPNITHVAIDGALFQAEVEERQVMAVPTILLNGQPFGQGRMSLEQILAKLDTGAVAREAEKLKTKDAFDVLVVGGGPAGAAAAIYAARKGIRTGVAAERFGGQVLDTMAIENFISVSHTEGPKLASALEQHVKDYDVDIMNLQKAVGLVPAKTPGGLIEVKLENGASLKSRSVILATGARWRNINVPGEAEYKNKGVAYCPHCDGPLFKGKRVAVIGGGNSGVEAAIDLAGIVAHVTLIEFDSQLRADAVLQRKLASLPNVRIVTSALTTEVLGDGSKVTGLTYKDRNHDQVHTVDLEGVFVQIGLVPNTEWLKDSVALTQRGEIEVDHRGETSLPGVFAAGDATTTPYKQIIIAMGEGSKAALSAFDYMIRLEPAVPAEQEAA, from the coding sequence ATGTTGGACGATGGTCTGAAGACCCAGCTGAAAGCCTATCTGCAGAACCTGCGCCAGCCGATCGAGCTGGTCGCCTCGCTGGGCGAGGGCCAGGGCTCCAAGGACATGCGCACGCTGCTCGAGGATGTGGCCGGAACCTCCGACAAGGTCAGCCTGAACCTGGCCGGCGACGACGCCCGCAGGCCGTCCTTCGCCATCACCCGCGCCGACGGCAGCGCCGATGTCCGCTTCGCCGGCCTGCCCCTGGGTCACGAGTTCACCTCGCTGGTGCTGGCCCTGCTGCACGTCGGCGGCCACCCGCCGAAATTCGACGCCGAGGTGCTGGACCAGGTCCGCGCCCTGGAAGGCGAATTCCGCTTCGAGACCTATTTCTCGCAGAGCTGCCAGAACTGCCCGGACGTGGTCCAGGCCCTCAACACCATGGCGGCCCTAAACCCCAACATCACCCACGTGGCCATCGACGGCGCCCTGTTCCAGGCCGAGGTCGAGGAGCGCCAGGTCATGGCCGTGCCGACCATCCTGCTGAACGGCCAGCCGTTCGGCCAGGGCCGCATGAGCCTGGAGCAGATCCTGGCCAAGCTGGACACCGGCGCGGTGGCTCGCGAAGCCGAGAAGCTCAAGACCAAGGACGCCTTCGACGTCCTGGTGGTCGGCGGCGGGCCGGCTGGGGCCGCGGCGGCGATCTACGCCGCCCGCAAGGGCATCCGCACCGGCGTGGCCGCCGAGCGCTTCGGCGGCCAGGTGCTGGACACCATGGCCATCGAGAACTTCATCTCGGTGTCGCACACCGAAGGCCCCAAGCTGGCCTCGGCGCTGGAGCAGCACGTCAAGGACTATGACGTCGACATCATGAATCTGCAGAAGGCGGTCGGCCTGGTCCCCGCCAAGACCCCAGGCGGCCTGATCGAGGTCAAGCTCGAGAACGGCGCCAGCCTGAAGTCGCGCAGCGTGATCCTGGCCACCGGCGCCCGCTGGCGGAACATCAACGTGCCCGGCGAGGCCGAGTACAAGAACAAGGGCGTGGCCTATTGCCCCCATTGCGATGGCCCGCTGTTCAAGGGCAAGCGCGTGGCGGTGATCGGCGGCGGCAACAGCGGCGTCGAGGCGGCCATCGACCTGGCCGGCATCGTCGCCCACGTGACCCTGATCGAGTTCGACAGCCAGTTGCGCGCCGACGCGGTGCTGCAGCGCAAGCTGGCCAGCCTGCCGAACGTGCGCATCGTCACCTCGGCCCTGACCACCGAGGTGCTTGGCGACGGAAGCAAGGTCACCGGCCTGACCTACAAGGACCGCAACCACGACCAGGTGCACACGGTCGACCTGGAAGGCGTGTTCGTGCAGATCGGCCTGGTGCCCAACACCGAGTGGCTGAAGGACAGCGTGGCCCTCACCCAGCGCGGCGAGATCGAGGTCGACCATCGCGGCGAGACCTCGCTGCCCGGCGTGTTCGCCGCCGGCGACGCGACGACCACGCCCTACAAGCAGATCATCATCGCCATGGGCGAAGGCTCGAAGGCGGCTCTGTCAGCCTTCGACTACATGATCCGCCTGGAGCCGGCCGTTCCCGCCGAGCAAGAGGCCGCCTGA
- a CDS encoding TraB/GumN family protein, translated as MVRPLSALIGPALALTVLIVPVSAQTPPPPQTVELFPQDPGSAVVEALQVVARPPGPALWLVEKGGAKLYVIGSAPPLPHQLKWDSPRLNRAMDQASLVLIPPEASVGPLQVTKFFLTGGGGVRYRPFSKNLEERLPADLKARFVSARERAGRTAVPYKDWKPAVAGFILLSDFRQAAGLSEAKPVSTIERMAKTKGVKVKAMSQYRLGPILASAGKLSDEANLACLRDALTELEYDGAHPTDMGTDWANGDLASVRARYSSSAAQRCVMRAPGGPALLAQQIGQSADALNEALNRPGVTIAVVDLAFLLPSNGVLDRLKASGATITSPAD; from the coding sequence ATGGTTCGACCCCTATCGGCGCTGATCGGCCCGGCGCTCGCGTTGACAGTTCTGATCGTCCCGGTTTCGGCCCAAACCCCTCCGCCGCCTCAGACCGTCGAGCTGTTCCCCCAGGACCCCGGCAGCGCGGTGGTCGAGGCGTTGCAGGTGGTCGCCCGGCCGCCCGGCCCCGCCCTCTGGCTGGTCGAGAAGGGCGGCGCCAAACTCTATGTGATCGGCTCGGCCCCGCCCCTGCCTCATCAGCTGAAGTGGGACAGCCCGCGGCTGAACCGCGCCATGGACCAGGCCAGCCTGGTCCTGATCCCGCCGGAAGCGTCGGTCGGGCCCTTGCAGGTCACCAAGTTCTTCCTGACCGGCGGAGGCGGGGTGCGCTACCGCCCCTTCAGCAAGAACCTGGAGGAACGTCTCCCGGCCGACCTGAAAGCCCGGTTCGTCAGCGCCCGCGAACGGGCCGGCCGCACGGCCGTCCCTTACAAGGACTGGAAGCCCGCCGTGGCCGGCTTCATCCTGCTGTCGGACTTCCGCCAGGCGGCGGGCCTGTCCGAGGCCAAGCCGGTCAGCACGATCGAGCGCATGGCCAAGACCAAGGGCGTCAAGGTCAAGGCGATGAGCCAGTATCGCCTGGGTCCCATCCTAGCCAGCGCCGGAAAGCTGTCGGACGAGGCCAACCTGGCCTGCCTGCGCGACGCCCTGACCGAACTGGAATATGACGGCGCCCACCCCACCGACATGGGGACCGACTGGGCGAACGGCGACCTGGCCAGCGTACGGGCCCGCTATTCCAGCTCGGCCGCCCAGCGCTGCGTGATGCGCGCGCCTGGCGGTCCGGCCCTGCTGGCGCAGCAGATCGGCCAGTCGGCCGACGCCTTGAACGAGGCGCTGAACCGGCCCGGTGTGACCATCGCAGTCGTCGACCTGGCCTTCCTGCTGCCGTCCAACGGCGTGCTTGATCGCCTGAAGGCTTCGGGCGCGACCATCACCTCGCCGGCCGATTGA
- a CDS encoding intermediate filament-like cell shape determinant CreS: protein MRLLSKGDRNTKGGVKPVMLAAENDRPETDGGIDRLVEATQAIGVRYETIHGGLDSISRVVEHLRAIEPLLSEIRGPVAEEFEARRAEHAELIALRAAHDQAARQLAAAQAEERELSASLATADAALTESEARRQSLDVALEDSALEIDRLRNGLQQSELKVGGLEAALRDATARAEHLAQDVETLRIQTQDIDARRGESEAALAAAKQQSALQAEELGTVKKRLEQAGADVARLSRIETELEAQVAAERARVLATENALTTVQADTARTIRGLEAQVEAGRAEALALQTRLETATGRADKLEEMNGQISARLNESSAQQQAVERRAGDLNVALERALERVRNLEDEVEDLRGRHAGVDTARAAAIERADQLAKTVVAHEKALKRGEERAAQLRTRFEALQASEDETRRAHDDKIAELQAEIERIRSEAALAEGALESARRDRSRLQMALLGATSDDMQATG from the coding sequence ATGAGGCTGCTGTCGAAGGGCGATCGCAACACCAAGGGCGGCGTCAAGCCCGTGATGCTGGCCGCCGAGAACGATCGTCCCGAAACCGACGGCGGCATCGACCGTCTGGTCGAGGCCACCCAGGCCATCGGCGTCCGCTACGAGACCATCCATGGCGGACTGGACAGCATCAGCCGCGTTGTCGAGCACCTGCGGGCCATCGAGCCGCTGCTCTCCGAGATCCGCGGCCCGGTCGCCGAGGAGTTCGAGGCCCGCCGGGCCGAGCACGCCGAACTGATCGCCCTGCGCGCCGCCCACGACCAGGCCGCCCGGCAGCTGGCCGCCGCCCAGGCCGAGGAGCGCGAGCTTTCGGCTAGCCTGGCGACGGCTGACGCCGCCCTGACCGAATCCGAAGCCCGCCGGCAGTCCCTCGACGTCGCGCTCGAAGACAGCGCGCTGGAGATCGACCGCCTGCGCAACGGCCTGCAGCAGTCCGAACTCAAGGTCGGCGGCCTGGAGGCGGCGCTGCGCGACGCCACCGCCCGCGCCGAACACCTGGCCCAGGATGTCGAGACCCTGCGGATCCAGACCCAGGACATCGACGCCCGCCGCGGCGAGTCCGAAGCCGCCCTGGCCGCCGCCAAGCAGCAGTCGGCCCTGCAGGCCGAAGAGCTGGGCACGGTGAAGAAGCGCCTGGAGCAGGCTGGCGCCGACGTCGCCCGCCTGTCGCGCATCGAGACCGAGCTGGAAGCCCAGGTCGCCGCCGAGCGCGCCCGCGTGCTGGCGACCGAGAACGCCCTGACCACCGTCCAGGCCGACACCGCCCGCACGATCCGCGGCCTGGAAGCCCAGGTGGAAGCCGGCCGCGCCGAGGCCCTGGCCCTGCAGACCCGGCTGGAGACCGCCACAGGCCGCGCCGACAAACTGGAAGAGATGAACGGCCAGATCTCGGCCCGCCTCAACGAAAGCAGTGCGCAGCAGCAGGCCGTCGAGCGCCGGGCCGGCGACCTCAACGTCGCTCTGGAACGCGCTCTGGAACGGGTCCGCAACCTCGAGGACGAGGTCGAGGACCTGCGCGGCCGCCACGCCGGCGTCGACACCGCCCGGGCCGCCGCGATCGAGCGCGCCGACCAGCTGGCCAAGACGGTCGTGGCCCACGAAAAGGCGCTCAAGCGCGGCGAGGAACGCGCCGCCCAGCTGCGCACCCGCTTCGAGGCCCTGCAGGCCTCCGAAGACGAGACCCGCCGCGCCCACGACGACAAGATCGCCGAGCTCCAGGCCGAGATCGAGCGTATCCGCTCGGAAGCCGCCCTGGCCGAGGGCGCCCTGGAATCGGCCCGCCGCGACCGCTCGCGCCTGCAGATGGCCCTGTTGGGCGCCACCAGCGACGACATGCAGGCCACCGGCTAG
- a CDS encoding SRPBCC family protein — protein sequence MKHLLITAAALALATAALAPEVRAEVVDAQPNGFQVKRTAVLSAPADKVYAALSQPSQWWNKDHTWSGSAASLSLAPMAGGCFCEKLPNGGSVMHMTVVYAQPGQGLRLSGALGPLQMSGATGHLGWTLAEKDGKTTLTQTYDVGGYMTGGLDKIAPVVDQVLGEQFDRLKVYVETGKAP from the coding sequence ATGAAACACCTGCTGATCACCGCCGCCGCGCTGGCCCTGGCCACCGCCGCGCTCGCGCCCGAAGTCAGGGCTGAGGTCGTCGACGCCCAGCCCAACGGCTTCCAGGTCAAGCGCACGGCGGTGCTGAGCGCGCCCGCCGACAAGGTCTATGCGGCGCTCTCCCAGCCGTCGCAATGGTGGAACAAGGACCACACCTGGTCCGGCTCGGCGGCCAGCCTGTCCCTGGCCCCGATGGCGGGCGGCTGCTTTTGCGAGAAGCTGCCGAACGGCGGCTCGGTGATGCACATGACTGTGGTCTACGCCCAGCCCGGCCAGGGCCTGCGGCTGTCGGGCGCCCTGGGACCACTGCAGATGTCCGGCGCGACCGGCCACCTGGGTTGGACCCTGGCCGAGAAGGACGGCAAGACCACCCTGACCCAGACTTATGACGTCGGCGGCTACATGACCGGCGGGCTCGACAAGATCGCGCCGGTCGTCGACCAGGTTCTGGGCGAGCAGTTCGACCGTCTGAAGGTCTATGTCGAGACGGGTAAGGCCCCGTAG
- the ahpC gene encoding alkyl hydroperoxide reductase subunit C, protein MSLINTQIKPFTAQAYKGGKFVEVSDADLKGKWSVVFFYPADFTFVCPTELEDLADNYATFQRLGVEIYAVSTDTHFSHKAWHDTSPAIGKIQYTMVGDPSGQITNNFGVMREGVGLADRGTFLIDPEGVIQFTEVTAEGIGRNAIELLRKVKAAQYVASHPGEVCPAKWEEGEKTLAPSLDLVGKI, encoded by the coding sequence ATGTCCTTGATCAACACCCAGATCAAACCCTTCACCGCCCAGGCCTACAAGGGCGGCAAGTTCGTCGAAGTCAGCGACGCCGACCTGAAGGGCAAGTGGTCCGTCGTGTTCTTCTATCCGGCCGACTTCACCTTCGTCTGCCCGACGGAGTTGGAAGACCTGGCCGACAACTACGCCACGTTCCAGCGCCTGGGCGTCGAGATCTACGCCGTGTCGACCGACACCCACTTCTCGCACAAGGCCTGGCACGACACCTCGCCGGCCATCGGCAAGATCCAGTACACCATGGTCGGCGACCCGTCGGGCCAGATCACCAACAACTTCGGCGTCATGCGCGAAGGCGTGGGCCTGGCCGACCGCGGCACCTTCCTGATCGATCCGGAAGGCGTGATCCAGTTCACCGAAGTGACCGCCGAAGGCATCGGCCGCAACGCCATCGAGCTGCTGCGCAAGGTCAAGGCCGCCCAGTACGTCGCGTCCCACCCGGGCGAAGTCTGCCCGGCCAAGTGGGAAGAGGGTGAAAAGACCCTCGCCCCGTCGCTCGACCTGGTCGGCAAGATCTAA